Proteins from one Deinococcus sedimenti genomic window:
- a CDS encoding UDP-glucose dehydrogenase family protein, whose protein sequence is MTHQPMRVAVIGTGYVGLGTAALLAHIGHDVVGIDIDPDKIAALQSGQVPIHEPGLDDLLASVAHRLTWTTAYDAVSAADVVFICVGTPPGPDGSPDLQYVASAAANLAPHLNGHMQVIVNKSTVPIGTGDYVQRLLEEHAPGYDHGRHQVVSNPEFLREGTALADSLYPDRIVLGGAEGAVAKMTALYAPLIEQTFTAPATAPRPDGYTRPAVVRTTLQSAEMIKYAANAFLALKISFANEIAGLCERVGADIEEVATGIGLDQRIGHRFLQAGLGWGGSCFGKDTQGLISAGQEHNYPMPILEAAIEVNYRQRRVIIDKLLRQLKTLKGKKVGILGMAFKPDTDDLRDAPAHDLIQRLTQLGARVTAHDPIAMPRAAREWAHLTYQEAAQVEDVFDRADAVIVATEWTAYRLLDWTAMSGRMRAPVIIDARNIIRTPLDAELEQVGRSTVKGQVLPS, encoded by the coding sequence ATGACCCATCAACCAATGCGCGTGGCAGTGATCGGTACGGGCTACGTCGGCCTGGGCACCGCCGCCCTGCTGGCCCACATCGGCCATGACGTCGTGGGCATCGACATCGACCCCGATAAGATCGCCGCCCTGCAAAGCGGGCAGGTTCCCATTCACGAACCCGGACTGGACGACCTGCTGGCCAGCGTCGCCCACCGCCTGACCTGGACGACCGCGTACGATGCCGTCTCCGCGGCCGACGTGGTCTTCATCTGCGTGGGTACCCCCCCCGGACCGGACGGCAGCCCGGACCTGCAGTACGTGGCCAGCGCCGCCGCCAACCTCGCGCCGCACCTCAACGGTCACATGCAGGTGATCGTCAACAAATCCACCGTACCCATCGGCACGGGCGACTACGTCCAGCGCCTGCTGGAAGAACACGCCCCCGGGTACGACCACGGCCGCCACCAGGTGGTCAGCAACCCGGAATTCCTGCGGGAAGGGACTGCGCTGGCCGACAGCCTCTACCCCGACCGGATCGTTCTGGGCGGCGCAGAGGGCGCGGTGGCCAAGATGACCGCCCTGTACGCCCCGCTGATCGAGCAGACGTTCACCGCGCCCGCCACGGCCCCGAGACCGGACGGGTATACCCGCCCCGCCGTGGTCCGCACGACGCTGCAGAGCGCCGAGATGATCAAGTACGCCGCGAACGCCTTCCTCGCCCTCAAGATCTCGTTCGCCAACGAGATCGCGGGCCTGTGCGAACGGGTCGGCGCGGACATCGAGGAAGTCGCCACCGGCATCGGACTCGACCAGCGGATCGGGCACCGCTTCCTGCAGGCCGGCCTTGGCTGGGGCGGCAGCTGCTTCGGCAAGGACACCCAGGGCCTGATCAGCGCCGGGCAGGAACACAACTACCCCATGCCCATCCTCGAAGCGGCCATCGAGGTCAACTACCGGCAGCGGCGCGTCATCATCGACAAACTCCTGCGTCAACTCAAAACCCTCAAAGGCAAGAAGGTCGGCATCCTCGGGATGGCCTTCAAACCCGACACGGACGACCTGCGCGACGCCCCCGCGCACGACCTGATCCAGCGCCTGACCCAGCTGGGCGCCCGCGTCACCGCCCACGACCCGATCGCCATGCCCCGCGCCGCGCGGGAATGGGCGCACCTCACCTACCAGGAAGCCGCGCAGGTCGAAGACGTCTTCGACCGGGCGGACGCAGTGATCGTCGCTACCGAATGGACCGCCTACCGACTGCTCGACTGGACGGCGATGTCTGGACGCATGCGCGCCCCCGTGATCATTGACGCCCGGAATATCATCCGCACCCCCCTGGACGCCGAACTCGAGCAGGTCGGCCGCTCCACCGTGAAAGGACAGGTTCTTCCCTCATGA
- a CDS encoding polysaccharide biosynthesis tyrosine autokinase produces the protein MTTPDTTRRSSDDIDLLHVLQVLRRGWIPLLTAPLLLGAATYVLSSQQAPTFESTTSLMSSMQDNSNDVLRGSQVVASQLPQGAVDEVVHSRASVTRMQKAIEASDLPAEIKRAINLDLGTELANDKYSRVTVKSRLDQQQRGVYDLRSSAESPEAARVLADAAAQALLAWDVERARTGVTRARQNIQQQVDALNQRINALPKGSLEAQSLIAARGQLLLNLSQATVFEQGASGNLTLLAEANAPRRPVSPKPLRNAALVLLLSLFAGAGVALLLDALRRRVRSTADITALGAPVIGEVARLPRTKRGQVVGLTRTGALYEAAGFIRVNLATHLPTTGAVLVVTSSRPGEGKSTVAAMTATTFASTGKRVLLLDMDLHRPSQHEYWSLAGRPWVPLPGNTVALRGDIATALQHPRQASAIDLGGDLHFLPAGETGRRSAALLSMPELPELLRQWATEYDIVIVDTPPVLALADAYNIGRHADGVMLVVESGETSVPEVQKVLANFATTGMPLLGVVVNKVDRATQGYYYSYGYSPRTTD, from the coding sequence ATGACCACTCCTGACACCACCCGCCGGTCCTCCGACGACATCGACCTGCTGCACGTCCTGCAGGTCCTGCGCCGCGGCTGGATTCCCCTGCTGACCGCGCCCCTGCTGCTGGGCGCGGCGACGTACGTCCTGTCCAGCCAGCAGGCCCCCACCTTCGAATCGACCACCAGCCTCATGAGCAGCATGCAGGACAACTCGAACGACGTGCTGCGCGGATCGCAGGTCGTCGCGTCCCAGCTGCCGCAGGGTGCTGTCGACGAGGTCGTGCATTCGCGGGCGTCCGTCACCCGGATGCAGAAAGCCATCGAGGCGTCTGACCTGCCGGCCGAGATCAAGCGGGCCATCAACCTGGATCTCGGTACGGAACTCGCCAACGACAAGTACAGCCGCGTCACGGTCAAGAGCCGCCTCGATCAGCAGCAGCGCGGCGTGTACGACCTGCGGTCCAGTGCCGAATCGCCCGAAGCGGCGCGCGTCCTGGCCGACGCGGCCGCGCAGGCGCTGCTGGCGTGGGATGTCGAGCGCGCCCGGACGGGCGTCACCCGCGCCCGGCAGAACATTCAGCAGCAGGTCGACGCCCTCAACCAGCGGATCAACGCCCTGCCCAAGGGGAGCCTGGAGGCGCAGAGCCTCATCGCCGCGCGCGGACAGCTGCTGCTGAACCTCAGTCAGGCCACCGTGTTCGAGCAGGGTGCGTCCGGCAACCTGACCCTGCTGGCCGAGGCGAACGCGCCGCGCCGGCCGGTCAGTCCGAAACCGCTGCGCAACGCGGCGCTCGTGCTGCTGCTGTCGCTGTTCGCCGGAGCGGGTGTCGCCCTGCTGCTCGACGCGCTGCGCCGCCGCGTGCGCAGCACCGCCGACATCACGGCGCTGGGCGCGCCCGTGATCGGCGAGGTCGCGCGCCTGCCCCGCACCAAACGCGGTCAGGTGGTCGGCCTGACCCGCACCGGCGCGCTGTACGAAGCGGCCGGGTTCATCCGCGTCAACCTCGCCACGCACCTCCCGACCACCGGCGCGGTGCTGGTCGTCACGAGTTCACGGCCGGGCGAGGGGAAATCGACGGTCGCGGCGATGACGGCCACCACGTTCGCCAGCACCGGCAAGCGCGTGCTGCTGCTGGACATGGACCTGCACCGCCCGTCACAGCACGAGTACTGGTCCCTGGCAGGCCGCCCGTGGGTGCCGCTGCCCGGCAACACGGTGGCGCTGCGAGGCGATATCGCCACGGCGCTGCAACACCCCCGGCAGGCCAGCGCCATCGATCTCGGCGGGGACCTGCACTTCCTTCCGGCTGGTGAGACCGGTCGCCGCTCGGCCGCGCTGCTCAGCATGCCGGAACTGCCGGAGCTGCTGCGGCAGTGGGCGACGGAGTACGACATCGTGATTGTGGACACGCCGCCCGTGCTGGCCCTGGCGGATGCGTACAACATCGGCCGTCACGCCGACGGCGTGATGCTGGTCGTCGAGAGCGGCGAGACGAGTGTCCCGGAAGTGCAGAAGGTCCTGGCCAACTTCGCGACGACCGGCATGCCCCTGCTGGGCGTGGTCGTCAACAAGGTCGACCGGGCCACCCAGGGGTACTACTACAGCTACGGGTACTCCCCCCGCACGACCGACTGA